A DNA window from Loxodonta africana isolate mLoxAfr1 chromosome 7, mLoxAfr1.hap2, whole genome shotgun sequence contains the following coding sequences:
- the LOC100659292 gene encoding olfactory receptor 6Q1: protein MQSYAKNSTWVTEFVMVGFTEVHEARLLFFTLFLAMYLFTLVENLAIILVVCLDHRLRRPMYFFLTHLSCLEICYTSVTVPKMLAGFIGADRGKNISYVGCLSQLFIFTFLGATECFLLAAMAYDRYVAICMPLRYGALVSWGTCIHLAAACWLVGFLTPVLPIYLMSQLTFCGPNVVDHFFCDASPLLALSCSDVTLKETADFLVSLAVLLASSTVIAVSYGNIVWMLMHMRSAAERRKAFSTCVAHLTVVSLFYGTLFFMYVRTKVASSFNFNKVVSVFYSIVTPMLNPLIYSLWNKEVKGALGRAFSLRTWKGQ from the coding sequence ATGCAGTCCTATGCTAAAAACAGTACTTGGGTAACAGAGTTTGTCATGGTGGGCTTTACTGAGGTACACGAAGCACGCCTCCTCTTCTTCACACTCTTTCTTGCCATGTACCTGTTCACCTTGGTGGAGAACTTGGCTATTATCTTGGTGGTGTGTTTGGACCACCGGCTACGGAggcccatgtacttcttcctgacACACTTGTCTTGCCTTGAAATCTGCTATACCTCAGTCACAGTGCCCAAGATGCTGGCTGGTTTTATCGGGGCGGATAGGGGCAAGAACATCTCCTATGTTGGCTGCCTATCCCAACTCTTCATATTCACCTTCCTTGGGGCAACTGAGTGTTTCCTACTggctgccatggcctatgaccgataTGTGGCCATTTGTATGCCTCTCCGCTACGGGGCCTTGGTGTCCTGGGGCACCTGCATTCACCTAGCAGCTGCTTGTTGGCTGGTGGGCTTCCTCACACCTGTGTTGCCCATATACCTCATGTCCCAGCTGACATTTTGTGGTCCCAATGTCGTCGACCACTTCTTTTGCGATGCTTCTCCCCTGCTAGCCCTGTCCTGCtcagatgtcaccctgaaggagACTGCGGACTTCCTGGTCTCTCTAGCTGTGCTCCTGGCTTCCTCCACGGTCATTGCCGTGTCCTACGGCAACATTGTCTGGATGCTGATGCACATGCGCTCAGCTGCTGAGCGCCGGAAGGCCTTCTCCACTTGTGTGGCTCATCTGACTGTGGTGAGCCTCTTCTATGGCACTCTCTTCTTTATGTACGTCCGCACCAAGGTGGCCTCCTCCTTCAACTTCAACAAGGTGGTTTCCGTCTTTTACTCCATTGTCACGCCAATGCTCAACCCTCTCATCTACAGTCTTTGGAACAAGGAGGTGAAGGGAGCCCTGGGCCGAGCCTTTTCCCTCAGGACTTGGAAAGGGCAGTGA